A region from the Halosolutus gelatinilyticus genome encodes:
- a CDS encoding helix-turn-helix transcriptional regulator, translated as MGSAIQDIEFLARSEHRVATLEALFDAPRDRRDLRTATGASDPTIGRIIRDFEDRSWLARDGPRYELTPLGEFVAERFLQLREGMKTGTTLREVWQWLPQEMEGFAVEYFEDAVVAYPGPNYPYEPIDRVTHLLESTESIRGLGTTIYKSGNLEVFCRRVLDGMEMEYIYSPRILRAIVHWDPERTTRALECDNCTIFLHDDLPDDNRCGLNIMDDCIGICGHDPGSAQLEAVIDTASPEAREWAETVYEQYRDEARPFDAEELVVGDQEREESLRVESR; from the coding sequence ATGGGTTCCGCAATTCAGGACATCGAGTTTCTGGCGCGATCGGAACACCGCGTCGCGACGCTCGAAGCGCTGTTCGACGCCCCGCGCGACCGACGTGACCTCCGCACCGCGACGGGGGCGTCCGATCCCACGATCGGACGCATCATTCGCGACTTCGAGGATCGCTCCTGGCTCGCCCGCGACGGCCCACGGTACGAACTCACGCCGCTCGGTGAGTTCGTGGCCGAGCGGTTTCTGCAGCTACGCGAGGGCATGAAAACCGGCACGACGCTTCGCGAGGTCTGGCAGTGGCTGCCCCAGGAGATGGAGGGGTTCGCCGTCGAATACTTCGAAGACGCCGTCGTCGCCTACCCCGGTCCCAACTACCCCTACGAGCCCATCGATCGGGTGACGCACTTGCTCGAGTCGACCGAGTCCATTCGGGGACTCGGAACGACGATCTACAAGTCGGGTAACCTCGAGGTATTCTGCAGGCGCGTACTCGACGGAATGGAGATGGAGTACATCTACTCGCCGCGGATCCTCCGCGCGATCGTACACTGGGACCCCGAGCGTACCACCCGAGCCCTCGAGTGTGACAACTGTACCATCTTCCTGCACGACGACCTTCCGGACGACAACCGGTGCGGACTCAACATCATGGACGACTGTATCGGTATCTGCGGCCACGATCCGGGGTCCGCACAGCTCGAAGCCGTGATCGACACTGCGTCTCCCGAGGCCCGTGAGTGGGCAGAAACCGTCTACGAGCAGTATCGGGACGAAGCGCGCCCGTTCGACGCCGAGGAACTGGTCGTCGGCGATCAGGAGCGAGAGGAGTCGCTTCGCGTCGAGTCGCGGTAG
- a CDS encoding SOS response-associated peptidase: MCGRNSLFISEAELEERFDARVTVGGYQARFNIAPQQPHPVISNDDPDEITEYRWGLVPQWMGDPDAGFINARSETAHEKPAFRHAWETRPCLVLSTGFYEWKQPNGGAKQPYRVYREDDPAFAMAGLWEEREPEAGESLRTVTILTTEPNEVVEPIHDRMPVVLRREDERTWLNADSDERRELCRPYPGNDLNAYPISTRVNNPENDDARVIEPLGSDQSDLGEFA, translated from the coding sequence ATGTGTGGGCGAAATTCGCTGTTCATCTCGGAAGCCGAACTCGAGGAGCGGTTCGACGCCCGAGTGACTGTCGGCGGCTATCAGGCCCGGTTCAACATCGCGCCGCAACAACCGCATCCCGTGATCTCGAACGACGACCCCGACGAGATCACCGAGTACCGCTGGGGACTCGTTCCACAGTGGATGGGCGACCCGGATGCGGGCTTCATCAACGCACGATCGGAAACCGCTCACGAAAAGCCCGCCTTCAGACACGCCTGGGAGACGCGACCGTGCTTGGTGCTCTCCACCGGATTCTACGAGTGGAAGCAACCGAACGGCGGAGCGAAACAGCCGTACCGAGTCTACCGTGAAGACGATCCGGCGTTCGCGATGGCCGGGTTATGGGAGGAACGAGAACCGGAAGCCGGGGAGTCGCTTCGGACCGTGACCATTCTCACGACCGAACCCAACGAAGTCGTCGAGCCGATCCACGATCGGATGCCGGTTGTCCTCCGGCGGGAGGACGAGCGGACGTGGTTGAATGCGGATTCGGACGAGCGACGGGAACTGTGCCGGCCGTACCCCGGGAACGACTTGAACGCGTACCCGATCTCGACCAGGGTGAACAATCCGGAGAACGATGATGCTCGGGTGATCGAGCCGTTGGGCAGCGACCAATCGGATCTCGGCGAGTTCGCCTGA
- a CDS encoding NAD(P)/FAD-dependent oxidoreductase gives MRDPLEYEVAVIGGGPAGLTTALYTTRLGHRTAVFEKEGGRHAKATHVHNLLGVSESVSGEQLAAHAVAQFEHYGGDFHPDAVDSVARSAEGGSTAGSETGAEADGEPRFRIESSHATIEADRIVFATGFRDRSPDVPELERFTGRGLHYCLHCDAYALGDGPVFVLGHDEHAARVAMTMCNFTGDVDLLLDGRDPGWDDETDALIDAHPIRRLDGEVVAAYEDEMIAEDEPPWLGGLSFADGTEQDYLGGFAMYGSSYNADLAADLGCDLDEDGAIDVDERRETSIEGAYAVGDVTHGQNQTTIAIGDGAYAGIAIHKDLRRFPLSTDDIEGGTESEESSTEADRDIEAPAAAADLRAQMRRVREIDTHPGLRGPSPGRD, from the coding sequence ATGAGGGACCCACTCGAGTACGAAGTCGCCGTCATCGGCGGCGGGCCGGCGGGCCTAACGACGGCGCTGTACACGACCCGGCTCGGCCACCGGACGGCCGTCTTCGAGAAGGAGGGCGGTCGCCACGCGAAGGCCACCCACGTCCACAACCTGCTCGGCGTCTCCGAGAGCGTCTCCGGGGAGCAACTCGCGGCTCACGCCGTCGCCCAGTTCGAACACTACGGCGGCGACTTCCATCCCGACGCCGTCGACTCCGTTGCGCGATCGGCCGAGGGAGGATCGACAGCGGGAAGCGAAACTGGGGCCGAAGCCGACGGCGAGCCGCGGTTTCGAATCGAGTCGAGCCACGCGACGATCGAGGCCGATCGGATCGTCTTCGCGACCGGCTTTCGCGATCGCAGTCCGGACGTACCCGAACTCGAACGGTTCACCGGTCGCGGGCTCCACTACTGCCTCCACTGCGACGCCTACGCGCTCGGTGACGGCCCCGTGTTCGTGCTCGGCCACGACGAGCACGCGGCCCGCGTCGCAATGACGATGTGTAACTTCACCGGCGACGTGGATCTCCTGCTGGACGGCCGCGATCCGGGCTGGGACGACGAAACCGACGCCCTGATCGACGCACACCCGATCCGGCGACTCGACGGGGAGGTCGTCGCCGCCTACGAGGACGAGATGATCGCCGAGGATGAACCGCCCTGGCTCGGCGGCCTCTCCTTCGCTGATGGCACCGAACAGGACTACCTCGGCGGCTTCGCGATGTACGGCTCGTCGTACAACGCCGACCTCGCCGCCGACCTCGGCTGCGACCTCGACGAGGACGGCGCGATCGACGTCGACGAGCGCCGGGAGACGAGCATTGAGGGGGCCTACGCCGTCGGCGACGTCACCCACGGCCAGAACCAGACCACGATCGCGATCGGCGACGGCGCGTACGCCGGCATCGCGATCCATAAGGATCTGCGGCGGTTTCCGCTGTCGACGGACGATATCGAGGGAGGCACCGAGAGCGAGGAGTCTTCGACGGAGGCCGATCGTGACATCGAGGCGCCCGCCGCCGCGGCGGACCTCCGGGCGCAGATGCGCCGCGTTCGCGAGATAGACACCCACCCCGGGCTCCGCGGGCCGTCGCCCGGTCGGGACTGA
- a CDS encoding glycosyltransferase, translating to MADGADAETNGPAVSFVVPAKDEADYLRGTLSSIAALDTASEYEVLVVDGGSRDATPEIAREYGATVLPEPRSGIAAARNAGADAAAGEWLAFVDADTRVRANYLTAMLGFAEANGLAAASSYCRITGPRRAKLMEATINRVFSRLERPILPGFNFFVRRSAFEDAGGFPPVPNEDTALSRRLGRRVPTGYCPSVLVESSGRRIAADGLTGTLWHYVRLDAERIRAEY from the coding sequence ATGGCCGACGGAGCCGATGCCGAGACCAACGGGCCGGCGGTGAGTTTCGTCGTGCCCGCGAAGGACGAAGCCGACTACCTCCGCGGGACGCTCTCGAGCATCGCCGCGCTCGACACGGCCTCCGAGTACGAGGTGCTCGTCGTCGACGGCGGCTCGCGGGACGCGACGCCCGAAATCGCCCGCGAGTACGGGGCGACGGTGCTCCCGGAGCCGCGATCGGGCATCGCCGCGGCTCGAAACGCGGGCGCCGACGCGGCGGCGGGCGAGTGGCTCGCGTTCGTCGACGCCGACACGCGGGTTCGCGCGAACTACCTGACCGCCATGCTCGGGTTCGCCGAGGCGAACGGGCTGGCGGCCGCGAGTTCGTACTGTCGGATCACCGGCCCCCGGCGGGCGAAGCTCATGGAGGCGACGATCAACCGCGTCTTCTCGCGGCTGGAGCGGCCGATCCTGCCGGGATTTAACTTCTTCGTCCGTCGATCGGCCTTCGAGGACGCGGGCGGCTTCCCGCCGGTGCCGAACGAGGATACGGCCCTGAGCCGACGGCTCGGGCGTCGGGTCCCGACGGGCTACTGCCCGTCCGTGCTCGTCGAGAGCTCCGGCCGGCGGATCGCCGCCGACGGCCTGACCGGGACGCTCTGGCACTACGTCCGGCTCGACGCCGAGCGGATCCGAGCGGAGTACTGA
- a CDS encoding nucleoside triphosphate pyrophosphohydrolase: MSRAYDKLVRDRIPEIIEENGETPIVRTASDDAEYETYLVEKLHEEVAEYDESRDIEELADILEVIRAIREFDGLSDGDLADLRDRKADERGGFSERIVLERVEP; encoded by the coding sequence ATGAGCCGAGCGTACGACAAACTCGTCCGCGATCGCATCCCCGAGATCATCGAGGAGAACGGCGAGACGCCGATCGTTCGAACCGCGAGCGACGACGCGGAGTACGAGACGTACCTCGTCGAGAAGCTGCACGAGGAAGTCGCGGAGTACGACGAGAGCCGAGACATCGAGGAGCTCGCCGACATTCTCGAAGTGATTCGCGCGATTCGGGAGTTCGACGGGCTCTCCGATGGCGACCTCGCGGACCTCCGCGATCGGAAAGCCGACGAACGGGGCGGATTCTCCGAACGGATCGTGCTGGAGCGCGTCGAGCCGTAG
- a CDS encoding homoserine kinase: MLTVRAPATSANLGSGFDVFGVALGTPADVIRVERAPETRITITGAGSQYIPEDPEQNTVGAVADALDAPAHIRIDKGVRPSSGLGSSAASAAGAAVALNALYDRGLAREELVPIAAEGEALVSGEAHADNVAPSLLGGFTIVTDDGVTQVDASIPVVVCLPETTVSTRDARGVVPETTSMADVVDTVGNAATLAVGMTRDDPDLVGRGMDDGVVTPERAALIDGYDDVYEAAIEAGATGVTVSGAGPSVIAVCRRRDRRRIAAAMVEAFDRAGVESRAYQTRVSDGARLYSK; encoded by the coding sequence ATGCTCACCGTGCGGGCACCAGCGACGAGTGCGAATCTCGGGAGCGGTTTCGACGTCTTCGGTGTCGCCCTCGGGACGCCCGCAGACGTGATCCGCGTCGAACGCGCCCCGGAGACGCGCATCACCATCACCGGCGCCGGGAGTCAGTACATTCCGGAGGATCCGGAGCAAAATACCGTCGGCGCCGTCGCGGACGCGCTCGACGCCCCGGCCCACATTCGGATCGACAAGGGCGTTCGGCCCTCCTCGGGGCTTGGCTCGTCCGCCGCGAGCGCGGCCGGGGCCGCCGTCGCGCTCAATGCGCTCTACGATCGCGGCCTCGCGCGCGAGGAACTCGTCCCGATCGCCGCCGAGGGCGAGGCGCTCGTCTCCGGCGAGGCCCACGCGGACAACGTCGCCCCGTCACTGCTCGGCGGCTTTACCATCGTCACCGACGACGGCGTCACGCAGGTCGACGCGTCGATCCCCGTCGTCGTCTGCCTCCCCGAGACGACCGTCTCGACGCGCGACGCGCGCGGGGTCGTCCCCGAGACGACCTCGATGGCCGACGTCGTCGACACCGTCGGGAACGCCGCCACGCTCGCCGTCGGGATGACCCGCGACGATCCGGACCTCGTCGGCCGCGGCATGGACGACGGCGTCGTCACGCCCGAGCGAGCCGCGCTCATCGACGGCTACGACGACGTCTACGAGGCGGCGATCGAGGCGGGCGCAACCGGCGTCACGGTCAGCGGCGCCGGCCCGAGCGTCATCGCGGTCTGTCGCCGCCGCGACCGGCGACGGATCGCCGCCGCGATGGTCGAGGCCTTCGATCGAGCCGGCGTCGAGAGCCGCGCCTACCAGACCCGCGTGAGCGACGGGGCTCGGCTCTACTCGAAGTGA
- a CDS encoding pyridoxamine 5'-phosphate oxidase family protein yields the protein MAHLGTCVAGRPHVAPVWYRYADDAVELVTTGRKLANIRENPRVALSVQADDDGDTRWMVTILGTATVVDDEAETAAARRRINEKYGADPDAYAENALVRVDVGSTTFRTY from the coding sequence ATGGCGCACCTCGGGACCTGCGTCGCGGGTCGCCCCCACGTCGCGCCGGTCTGGTACCGGTACGCGGACGACGCCGTCGAGCTCGTGACCACGGGCCGAAAGCTGGCGAATATTCGGGAAAATCCGCGCGTCGCGCTCTCCGTGCAGGCCGACGACGACGGTGACACGAGATGGATGGTGACGATTCTCGGCACGGCGACAGTCGTCGACGACGAGGCGGAAACGGCGGCGGCTCGCCGGCGCATCAACGAGAAGTACGGCGCGGACCCCGACGCCTACGCCGAGAACGCGCTCGTCCGGGTCGACGTCGGATCGACGACGTTCCGGACGTATTGA
- a CDS encoding deoxyhypusine synthase, with the protein MTDEHHHEPDRETFSHDPIGHAEVRAGMTVGELAAEYGNAGVGAADLHEAVDVTAAMFDDDVTLFFSLAGAMVPTGMRKIVSELIHDGYVDVLVTTGANLTHDSIEAIGGKHHHGEVHAEGKTEREHDETLRDEGVDRIYNVYLPQEFFATFESHLRDEVFPVLEAEAEESGPVSIERLTRELGRANAEVNDRDDVAEDAGIAAAAYENDVPIYCPAVQDSVLGLQAWMYSQTSPFSLDALSDMTGLTDIAFEADEAGAFVVGGGVPKNFTLQTMLVTPRAYDYAVQLTMDPKQTGGLSGATLDEARSWGKLETDAENVSVYGDATIALPLVVAAARERIGGSE; encoded by the coding sequence ATGACGGACGAGCACCACCACGAGCCCGATCGGGAGACGTTCAGTCACGACCCGATCGGTCACGCCGAGGTCCGCGCGGGGATGACGGTCGGCGAACTGGCCGCCGAGTACGGGAACGCGGGCGTCGGCGCGGCGGACCTCCACGAGGCCGTCGACGTGACGGCGGCGATGTTCGACGACGACGTAACCCTCTTCTTCTCGCTCGCGGGCGCGATGGTCCCCACGGGAATGCGGAAGATCGTCTCCGAACTCATTCACGATGGATACGTCGACGTCCTCGTCACCACCGGCGCGAACCTCACCCACGACTCGATCGAGGCGATCGGCGGCAAACACCACCACGGCGAGGTCCACGCCGAGGGGAAGACCGAGCGCGAACACGACGAGACGCTGCGCGACGAGGGCGTGGACCGAATCTACAACGTCTACCTTCCCCAGGAGTTCTTCGCGACGTTCGAGTCCCACCTCCGGGACGAGGTGTTCCCGGTGCTCGAAGCGGAAGCCGAAGAATCGGGTCCCGTCTCGATCGAGCGGCTCACCCGTGAACTCGGCCGGGCGAACGCCGAAGTAAACGATCGGGACGACGTCGCCGAGGACGCCGGCATCGCGGCCGCGGCGTACGAGAACGACGTGCCGATCTACTGCCCCGCGGTGCAGGATTCCGTCCTCGGCCTGCAGGCGTGGATGTACTCCCAAACCTCGCCGTTCTCGCTCGACGCGCTGTCGGACATGACGGGCCTCACCGACATCGCCTTCGAGGCCGACGAGGCCGGCGCGTTCGTCGTCGGCGGCGGCGTCCCGAAGAACTTCACCCTCCAGACGATGCTCGTCACGCCCCGCGCCTACGACTACGCCGTCCAGTTGACGATGGATCCCAAGCAGACCGGCGGCCTCTCCGGCGCGACCCTCGACGAGGCCCGATCGTGGGGCAAACTCGAGACGGACGCCGAGAACGTCTCCGTCTACGGCGACGCGACGATCGCGCTGCCGCTTGTGGTCGCGGCGGCCAGAGAGCGGATCGGAGGAAGCGAGTAG
- a CDS encoding SDR family NAD(P)-dependent oxidoreductase, which translates to MTAYERSMMLPTNLSDRVVLVTGSSSGIGRATAVAFGREQARVAVTYHTNESGGEDTADLVRDAGGDAFVVQYDMTDRTSIDAAVQGVIDHWGALDVLVNNAVPSGVGPTPFEEIAPESWQLFVHGIQDGVFHTVRTAIPAMQEDGWGRIVSISSSSAEGGTAGMASYGTAKAGIHGLTGVLADEFGTEGILSNVVMPGMVLTERNVERPEDVRQAVAKRTPSGRITTPEDVANLVVYLGSEANGNVNGAVVPVTGGL; encoded by the coding sequence GTGACGGCCTACGAGCGTTCGATGATGCTACCGACGAATCTCAGCGATCGCGTCGTTCTGGTGACCGGAAGCTCCTCGGGGATCGGCCGGGCAACAGCCGTCGCGTTCGGACGCGAACAGGCGCGCGTAGCCGTTACTTATCACACCAACGAGAGCGGCGGGGAAGACACAGCGGACCTCGTGCGCGACGCTGGCGGTGACGCATTCGTCGTACAATACGACATGACGGATCGCACGTCCATCGACGCGGCTGTACAGGGAGTGATCGACCACTGGGGAGCGCTCGACGTGCTCGTGAACAACGCCGTCCCGTCGGGTGTAGGACCCACGCCGTTCGAGGAGATTGCGCCGGAGTCGTGGCAGCTGTTCGTTCACGGGATCCAAGACGGTGTCTTTCACACCGTTCGCACCGCAATCCCGGCGATGCAGGAGGATGGCTGGGGGCGCATCGTTAGTATCTCCTCGTCGTCGGCCGAGGGAGGGACGGCGGGAATGGCGTCCTATGGAACCGCGAAGGCCGGGATACACGGCCTGACTGGCGTCCTGGCTGACGAGTTCGGGACGGAGGGCATCCTCTCAAACGTGGTCATGCCGGGCATGGTCCTAACCGAACGAAACGTGGAACGGCCCGAAGACGTTCGGCAAGCGGTCGCCAAGCGGACGCCGTCGGGACGAATAACCACGCCGGAGGACGTCGCGAATCTAGTGGTGTACCTTGGCTCGGAAGCCAACGGGAACGTCAACGGTGCGGTTGTTCCGGTGACGGGCGGGCTATAA
- a CDS encoding SDR family oxidoreductase, translated as MADTKVAVVTAAGSGIGEACARRLNENGYTPILLSRSGSAVEVANELGGDGFEGSVTDPDDLAALVETTYERYGRLDAVVNNTGHPPSGDLLGISDEEWHEGLDLVLLNTVRMTRLVTPIMEEQSHGSIVNISTFSAFEPSSEFPVSSVLRAGLGSFTKLYADRYAATGIRMNTVQPGFVDSYDVDEETRERIPMERPAQTGEIADAVAYLLSPASSYITGQNIRVDGGLTASV; from the coding sequence ATGGCTGATACGAAAGTCGCAGTAGTGACAGCGGCGGGAAGCGGTATCGGGGAAGCCTGTGCCCGGCGTCTGAACGAGAATGGTTACACGCCGATTCTGTTATCACGGTCAGGGAGCGCCGTCGAGGTTGCGAACGAACTCGGCGGAGATGGGTTTGAAGGCTCGGTGACCGATCCTGACGATTTGGCAGCCCTTGTCGAGACGACGTACGAGCGCTACGGTCGTCTTGACGCGGTGGTGAACAACACGGGTCATCCGCCGTCCGGTGATCTTCTCGGGATCTCTGACGAAGAGTGGCACGAGGGGCTGGACCTCGTTCTGCTGAATACTGTCCGCATGACGCGACTTGTCACCCCCATTATGGAAGAACAAAGCCACGGGTCGATCGTAAACATCTCTACCTTCTCGGCGTTCGAACCGTCGAGTGAGTTTCCCGTGTCATCGGTGCTTCGGGCTGGACTCGGGAGTTTCACCAAACTCTACGCTGACCGATACGCAGCGACCGGAATCCGGATGAACACAGTTCAGCCCGGATTCGTCGATAGTTACGATGTAGACGAGGAAACGAGAGAGCGAATCCCGATGGAACGACCGGCACAAACCGGGGAGATTGCAGATGCAGTCGCGTATCTTCTCTCACCCGCTTCAAGCTACATCACCGGCCAGAACATCCGCGTCGATGGTGGCCTTACGGCATCCGTATAG
- a CDS encoding cupin domain-containing protein — MKRDKRDVPVKIDTPDAVARQQMGFGDASQYGELSGEYFTLAAGTDITGLLEGLEDDHCQCPHWGYILDGTLTARYADGREEVTEAGELFYWPPGHTVRANDDSEFIMFSPQDEHADVLDHMLRKLGESA, encoded by the coding sequence ATGAAACGAGATAAACGGGACGTGCCGGTCAAAATCGACACGCCAGATGCCGTCGCCCGCCAACAGATGGGATTCGGCGACGCGAGTCAGTACGGAGAACTCAGCGGCGAATACTTCACGCTAGCCGCGGGGACGGACATCACGGGGCTTCTAGAGGGGCTCGAAGACGACCACTGCCAGTGCCCCCACTGGGGGTACATACTGGACGGAACGCTCACCGCCAGGTACGCAGACGGACGCGAGGAGGTAACCGAAGCCGGTGAGTTGTTCTACTGGCCGCCGGGCCACACGGTTCGAGCGAACGACGACTCGGAGTTCATCATGTTCAGTCCGCAGGACGAACACGCCGACGTCCTCGATCACATGCTGCGTAAACTGGGTGAGAGCGCGTAA
- a CDS encoding alpha/beta hydrolase has product MDDQQFNPDRWTARLFRDHGRRCAYEGQTGDALRTWRTAFRTDLRRALGHETIADAGVPELDPERNERERRDGYDRQRWTIRTETGLRLPFYLLVPDDADPPYPVALVAHGHGDAGKELAVGRASNEDHRRQIDEDERDMAVQAVERGYAALAPDMRGLGELSNPADAKLGYRTCHTLQLRAQLFGRSLLGDRVWDVTRLVDFVDDRDDLDADRIALTGHSGGGAVALFAAAIDDRIDVVAPSSYFCTFEDSIAAIDHCECNYLPGVLDLGEMPDVAGLVAPRPFVAVAGRDDHLFPVAGVRRAFDRLAEIYEAAGAPDRCELVVRDGGHRYYADGVWPFVDEHL; this is encoded by the coding sequence ATGGACGATCAGCAGTTCAATCCGGACCGGTGGACGGCGCGGCTCTTTCGCGACCACGGGCGCCGGTGCGCCTACGAGGGCCAGACCGGCGACGCGCTCCGCACCTGGCGGACGGCGTTCCGGACGGACCTCCGCCGAGCCCTCGGTCACGAAACGATCGCCGACGCCGGCGTCCCGGAACTGGACCCGGAACGAAACGAGCGCGAGCGCCGCGACGGGTACGACCGCCAGCGGTGGACGATTCGGACGGAGACGGGCCTGCGGCTTCCGTTCTACCTGCTCGTGCCCGACGACGCCGACCCGCCGTATCCGGTCGCGCTCGTCGCCCACGGCCACGGTGACGCGGGCAAGGAACTCGCCGTCGGGCGAGCGAGCAACGAGGACCACCGGCGCCAGATCGACGAGGACGAGCGCGATATGGCGGTTCAGGCGGTCGAACGCGGGTACGCAGCGCTCGCGCCGGACATGCGCGGACTGGGCGAACTCTCGAACCCGGCCGACGCGAAGCTGGGGTATCGAACCTGCCACACCCTGCAGTTGCGCGCGCAACTGTTCGGCCGATCGCTTCTCGGCGATCGCGTCTGGGACGTGACGCGACTCGTCGACTTCGTCGACGACCGCGACGACCTCGACGCCGATCGCATCGCGCTCACCGGCCACTCCGGCGGCGGCGCCGTGGCGCTGTTCGCCGCGGCGATCGACGACCGCATCGACGTCGTCGCGCCGTCGTCGTACTTCTGCACGTTCGAAGACTCCATCGCCGCGATCGACCACTGCGAGTGCAACTATCTGCCCGGCGTCCTCGACCTGGGCGAGATGCCCGACGTCGCGGGGCTCGTCGCGCCGCGGCCGTTCGTCGCCGTCGCGGGACGCGACGACCACCTCTTCCCGGTGGCGGGCGTCCGCCGAGCGTTCGATCGCCTCGCCGAGATCTACGAGGCCGCGGGCGCGCCCGATCGGTGCGAACTCGTCGTCCGCGACGGCGGCCACCGCTACTACGCCGACGGCGTCTGGCCGTTCGTCGACGAGCACCTGTAG
- a CDS encoding alpha/beta hydrolase: MGFATWSATRPAEEIDPDVRALLDKGAEVGAPDISHCSPEQARADLERLFVPDVEPDPVADVTERLIPAPARDVRVRIFDPDPGKALPAVVYFHGGGWVAGDLETHDGLARSLATEGACVVVSVDYRRAPEHPFPAAIENRTSSFRRSGRSSTRSRPAIETPST; the protein is encoded by the coding sequence GTGGGGTTCGCGACGTGGTCTGCGACGCGCCCGGCCGAGGAGATCGATCCCGACGTTCGGGCGCTACTGGATAAAGGTGCCGAGGTCGGTGCACCCGATATCAGTCACTGCTCTCCCGAGCAGGCTCGAGCGGATCTCGAGCGATTGTTCGTTCCCGACGTCGAGCCGGACCCGGTCGCCGACGTAACCGAACGGCTGATTCCGGCCCCCGCGCGGGACGTCCGGGTTCGGATTTTCGATCCCGACCCCGGCAAAGCGCTCCCCGCGGTCGTCTACTTCCACGGCGGCGGCTGGGTCGCCGGTGATCTGGAGACGCACGACGGACTCGCGCGGTCGCTCGCGACGGAGGGGGCCTGCGTCGTCGTGTCGGTCGACTACCGGAGAGCGCCGGAGCACCCGTTTCCCGCCGCGATCGAAAACCGAACGTCGAGTTTTCGACGGTCGGGACGCTCGTCGACGAGATCCAGGCCGGCGATCGAGACGCCCTCGACGTGA
- a CDS encoding helix-turn-helix domain-containing protein: MPSARVKFKPPGGELGGPFRLSTEYPNDTFRILSAYPTGEGLLVLLEAQMADPSAVLDLFRGAPKSRVSSSEVLHADEETILVQFQLPFVPPPYRALFASGNLPQFPYTIQDGWIVCDLSTSHERLSRFRDELVETGFSLEVIRINQSIDPADLLTDRQRQFVTEAIERGYYDAPRQCSLTELADELGVSKSTTSVVLHNAEEIIVKEFFAVSIE, translated from the coding sequence ATGCCTAGCGCTCGAGTGAAGTTCAAACCACCTGGAGGGGAACTTGGAGGCCCCTTCCGGTTGTCGACCGAGTATCCGAACGACACGTTTCGAATCTTGAGCGCCTACCCCACCGGGGAGGGGTTGCTCGTTCTGCTGGAGGCGCAGATGGCTGATCCATCGGCCGTTCTCGATCTCTTCAGGGGCGCTCCGAAATCGAGGGTCTCCTCCTCCGAAGTCCTCCACGCCGATGAGGAGACGATCCTGGTTCAGTTCCAGTTGCCGTTCGTTCCGCCGCCGTATCGTGCGCTCTTCGCCTCGGGCAATCTGCCCCAGTTTCCCTACACGATTCAAGACGGCTGGATCGTCTGTGACCTCTCTACCTCACACGAACGGCTGTCGCGCTTCAGGGACGAGTTGGTGGAAACGGGCTTTTCGCTGGAGGTCATTAGGATCAATCAGTCGATCGATCCGGCCGATCTTCTGACCGATCGGCAACGACAATTCGTGACCGAAGCCATCGAGCGAGGGTACTACGACGCCCCACGGCAGTGTTCGCTCACGGAACTCGCAGACGAACTCGGCGTCAGCAAGTCGACAACGAGCGTCGTGCTTCACAACGCGGAAGAAATCATCGTCAAGGAGTTCTTCGCCGTGTCGATCGAGTGA